A region from the Methanofollis liminatans DSM 4140 genome encodes:
- the modA gene encoding molybdate ABC transporter substrate-binding protein, with protein MAICALLLAAGCTTTEEETTITVFAAGSLKGSFTEISTAYEDDHPGTEVVLNIDGTQALRTQVEQGARGDVFVSANQKHMDALIGEGFMDNATVVDFVENRVTVALPASNPGTIADLSGLTKAGTKVLIGTPDVPIGSYAREVLESMAADPAYGEAYRDAVLANVVSEETNVNNIIAKLLIGEADAGFTYTSDVVTPAYADQLTTITIPDEYNVVARYPIGALRESAHPDTANEFIAFVLSEQGREILGRYGFDPV; from the coding sequence ATGGCAATATGCGCGCTCCTGCTCGCCGCAGGATGCACCACGACTGAGGAGGAGACGACGATCACGGTCTTTGCGGCCGGTTCCCTGAAGGGGTCCTTCACCGAGATTTCTACGGCGTATGAAGACGATCATCCGGGAACAGAGGTCGTCCTGAACATCGACGGCACCCAGGCCCTGCGGACCCAGGTGGAGCAGGGGGCCAGGGGCGACGTCTTTGTCTCGGCAAACCAGAAGCACATGGACGCCCTGATAGGAGAAGGGTTCATGGACAACGCAACGGTCGTCGACTTCGTGGAGAACAGGGTCACGGTCGCCCTTCCAGCATCGAATCCCGGAACGATCGCAGACCTCTCAGGCCTCACGAAGGCCGGGACAAAGGTGCTGATCGGAACGCCAGACGTCCCCATCGGCAGCTACGCCAGGGAGGTCCTGGAGAGCATGGCCGCCGATCCGGCATACGGGGAGGCGTACAGGGATGCGGTGCTGGCGAACGTCGTCTCCGAAGAGACGAACGTGAACAACATCATCGCAAAGCTCCTCATCGGTGAGGCGGACGCCGGGTTCACCTACACCTCAGACGTCGTCACCCCGGCATACGCCGACCAGCTGACCACCATTACCATCCCGGATGAGTACAATGTCGTCGCCAGGTACCCCATCGGAGCCCTCAGAGAATCGGCACACCCGGACACCGCAAACGAGTTCATCGCCTTCGTCCTCTCTGAGCAGGGCCGGGAGATCCTCGGGCGGTACGGCTTCGATCCGGTCTGA
- a CDS encoding Fe-only nitrogenase accessory AnfO family protein, with the protein MVAEIAAMVDGDGCSGVLNEPGTVIVYRRSGGVWEIDRSMEVSLDRSNGLREMRRKMADILQFLNGCRIFAARAAGGALYFELEKAGCSVWEISGKPPDFLDVVLDDEEKERIAAQSPGVAGIPAPHERAPGTFFISIREIQGKSPEISSKQILQQFIAEGNFNVLEIQCDHVPPWIEVEAEKRDYSIEAEKIGQNDLMVRLTRKKA; encoded by the coding sequence ATGGTGGCAGAGATCGCAGCAATGGTTGACGGGGATGGATGCAGCGGCGTTCTGAACGAACCCGGAACGGTGATCGTCTACCGCCGATCCGGTGGGGTATGGGAGATCGATCGTTCAATGGAGGTTTCTCTCGACCGGAGCAATGGCCTGCGTGAGATGCGCAGGAAAATGGCCGATATTCTGCAGTTCCTGAACGGTTGCAGGATCTTCGCGGCCAGGGCGGCAGGCGGCGCCCTCTACTTTGAACTCGAAAAGGCCGGGTGCAGCGTCTGGGAGATCAGCGGAAAACCACCCGATTTTCTGGACGTCGTGCTCGATGACGAGGAGAAGGAGAGGATTGCGGCACAATCGCCCGGCGTGGCCGGCATACCCGCGCCCCATGAAAGAGCACCTGGAACCTTTTTCATCTCGATCAGGGAGATCCAGGGTAAATCGCCGGAGATCAGCAGCAAACAGATCCTCCAGCAGTTCATTGCCGAAGGCAATTTCAACGTGCTTGAAATCCAGTGCGATCACGTCCCGCCCTGGATCGAGGTGGAGGCCGAGAAGAGAGACTACTCCATAGAAGCGGAAAAGATCGGGCAGAACGATTTGATGGTCAGGCTCACGAGAAAAAAGGCCTGA
- a CDS encoding 2Fe-2S ferredoxin, producing the protein MQKPEHHIFICTSSRPNGQQKGFCHSKEGVEVMMRFMEEIEERELGGEIFINNTGCFGICEKGPIVVVYPDNVWYGSVTPDDVEEIMDEHIEGGNVVERLLI; encoded by the coding sequence ATGCAAAAACCTGAACACCACATCTTCATCTGCACGAGCTCGCGCCCGAACGGCCAGCAGAAAGGGTTCTGCCACAGCAAGGAGGGCGTTGAGGTCATGATGAGGTTCATGGAAGAGATCGAAGAGCGGGAACTTGGCGGTGAGATCTTCATCAACAACACCGGATGCTTCGGGATCTGCGAGAAAGGGCCGATTGTCGTCGTGTACCCGGACAATGTCTGGTACGGATCGGTGACCCCCGACGACGTGGAGGAGATCATGGACGAGCATATCGAGGGCGGGAACGTCGTCGAACGCCTGCTGATCTGA